A segment of the Microscilla marina ATCC 23134 genome:
AAGCCGCTGAAAACCAGGAAATAGATAAAGAACGTCTGGATATTTTATTCAGATATTTAGATTTGTAACGGTTAAACTAGTATTCTTTCAAAAAGTTGTAAAAGTTAGGTTTGAGTGTACAACTAAACAAGACCTGAGTCGTATTTGTTATAATATAAATAACACAGATCATTCTATTATCACCATTCTTTAATATATCACCATTCACTATCCATACAGATGGTGACGGTTCTTTGCGCTCAAAATATTAACAATAAAACACAATATACCAGCAAGTTATAAATCTGGAATTTGCTTGATTCATAGTCTGGAAAGTGTATGTTATGTAGCAATAATTTATTCTTATATTATCAATGAGGGTAATTATTCAATATGATACATTTTTCTTCGTTAGTCAAATAGTTTGAACGAATGAATATTGCCATACATGGAAGAACATTTCGCACAGAAACTACGCCTTATGTACAAGGAATGTTTAAAGAATTAAAACAAAGAGGGATTGATGTACAAGTGTCATCAATATTTTATGAGTTTCTGAAAGAGGTAGGTGTTGATCCTTTGAGTACTTCTATTTACACCAATAAGGATGATCTTAAAGGTGCAGATTTCTTATTTAGTCTTGGGGGAGACGGCACTCTGCTTGAGTCTGTGACCCAAGTAGCAGATAAAGAAATACCAATTTTGGGCATCAATACAGGGCGTTTAGGTTTTTTGGCAACTACTGCGCCAGAAGAAATAGGGGCAGCCATCAGTAGTATATGCAAGGGGTATTACCGTATAGACTCGCGAAGTTTGGTAAGCCTAGAGTCTGACACTGATATTTTTGACGGCTTGAATTTTGGCTTGAATGAGTTGGCAATTACAAAAAGAGACACTTCGTCAATGATTGTGGTACACACATATATCAATGGTGAATACTTGAACTCTTACTGGGCAGATGGTTTGATCGTTTCAACACCCACTGGTTCTACAGGTTATTCTTTAAGTTGTGGTGGACCAGTAGTACTACCCGAATCAAACAACTTTATCATTGCGCCAATTAGCCCACATAACTTAAACGTAAGGCCTTTGATTATTTCAGATGACAGCATTATATCATTCGAGATAGAAGGCAGAAGTAAAAATTTCTTGGTTTCGTTAGATTCTCGTTCTAAAGTAATAGATGCATCAGTACAGATAGCAGTGAAAAAAGAGCGATTTAGAACACAGCTGCTAAAAATGAATGAAGATAATTTTTTAAATACATTGCGAAGAAAACTTAGTTGGGGGTTAGATATTCGTAACTAAGACTTTGTATGTATGATAATGTTAAATAGGTATTTTTGTAAAAAAAATGTGGTATGAATAAATATAGGATACTGCTAATTATCACTTTATTATCATTAGCTGGTTACAACGTAGAAGCACAAAGGTTTAACAGAAGAGTTACCGAAGGTTTTATTACAGTTGGGGCACAAGTGGGTACGATCAACTATTTTGGAGATATGAACCCTTTGACCCAATATGTGGCTCCCGAATGGCGTTTTTTGCGTCCAAGTATTGCCATCAATGTACAACGAAAACTTAGTAGTAATTTTCATGTACGCCTAGAATTTACTTATGGTCGTTTACGTGGCGACGATTTTATCTCTGCAAGTCCAAACAATGCACGACACCGTTATCGCTATATGCGTAATACTCACTTTCGAAACGATATTAAGGAATTATCGCTCGTGGGTGAGTATAATATTATAGGAAGCAGCGGAAAATATTACCGTCGGGCTAACTTTACTCCTTACATCCTAGGGGGAATTGCTGTATTTCATCATAATCCCAAGGCCAAAACTTCTGATGAGTTTGGGGGCAAATGGGTAGCTCTTCAGCCACTAGGTACCGAAGGGCAACAGTCAGGTGTAGAAGGTTACGCCAAGCCTTATGCCCGTATTCAACCGGCACTTATTTTTGGTGCAGGGGTAAAGTGGAAACTCAACGACCGTACTAACCTTTCGTTTGAATTGGCATTTCGTTATTTATTCTTTGATCAGATAGATGATGTAAGTGGCACTTACCCCGATATGGGTGACTTACAGAGTGATTTGGTTCGTTCATTATCTAATCGTACACTAGAAACAAACAATGCTGTAACAGGCAGAAGCCGTGAGCCAGACTTGAGTCGTATTCTAGAGCAAGTAAGCCCTCGAGTTACTTACGTAGGTAGTGATGGCAACCCTTACAATACGATTGCTGGCTTTGGAAGCAAAGGCGATAAAAGAGGGGAAGCTGGAAACAATGATATTTATCTTGTAGCTGGTATCAGACTATCCTATATCATTAATGTGGGTTTGAAGTGTCCTCAAATTAGATAATCAATCAAATACTTATACATTTTAGAAAATTGTGTAGAATGAAATCTCTCAAATATATATTCATAGCTATTTTAGCCTCTGTATTGGTTTACTCTCCTGCAAAAGCACAAATACATGAGGTAGGGATAATGGCTGGACTTGCCAGCTACAAAGGTGAAATGTCCCAATATTTTCCTAACTTACATCAGATAGATAATATTGCAAATCGTATAGCGGTTGGCGCTTTTTATCGTGGAAACTTTAGCCGATCTATTAGTATCAGGGGAAACTTTACTTACGGAAAAGTTGATGGTACCGATGCTAATGGTACTGATTTTATATCTCAACAGCGGGGACATTTCTTTCAGACCGACTTGCTGGAGCTATCTGCACAGATAGAATATAACTTTAGAGATTTTAGACGCAACCTCAAGTTTCCTGAAACCTGGACTCCTTATCTTTTTGTTGGTGTGGGTGGTATGAAAATGTCTCCCCGATATAATCTTCTACCTACTTATGACTTATACTCTATCACTATCCCAATAGGTATAGGCATGAAGTTTATGTTGAATGATAAACTCAACCTGGGGATGGAGTTTGGCGCCCGTAAAACTTTTACTGATTTTATTGATGATATTGGAGTAAATGTAGATCAAGCTGGTACTCCACGCAACCCCCTTTACTTTACTGGCAATACTGCCGATAATGATATGTACTTCTTTACTGGTTTTACGCTTAGCTATGTAATGCCAATTCCCAAAAGACTTTGCCCTATAAAAATTAAAACTTTTTAATATCTCCCTCCTTAAAAACACAAATAAAGAATAAGACTATAATTATTCTTTATAAGAATTTAAATAACCAATCCATTTTTATAACTTGCGTCTCGATTAATAAATGGTGTCAATTTGCTATAAATTGACACTATTTTAAAGCTTTCCGCTTTGAATGAAAGATAATATAAATTCTGAAAATTTACCACAGCACATTGCTGTTATTATGGACGGCAACGGTAGATGGGCAAAGAAAAAAGGTGCTCGTCGTGTTTTTGGACACAAAAACGCTGTAAAAGCTGTAAGAGATGTTACAGAGGCATCAGCAGAGTTAGGCATCAAATACCTGACATTATATGCTTTTTCGACAGAAAACTGGTCTCGCCCTAAAGCCGAAGTTGAAGCCTTGATGAAGCTTTTGGTCTCTACTATACGTAAGGAGGTCAAGACGCTTGTCAAAAACAATGTAAAACTGCAATCTATTGGCAATAGAGATGATCTACCTAAGGGTTGTCAGCGTGAGTTGGCAGAAGCTATAGAGCTTACCAAAGATCATACAGGACTTACATTGACATTGGCTTTGAGTTATAGCGGACGCTGGGACATTGTGAATGCAGTGAAGGACATCGCACATGATGTGAAAAATGGTAAAGTTGATCCTCATGATATTAACACAAACCTCTTTTCTAAATACCTCAGCACCGATAAAATGCCTGACCCTGAGCTAATGATCAGGACAAGTGGCGAAATGAGGGTAAGTAATTTTTTGCTCTGGCAATTGGCTTACTCCGAAATTTACATATCACCTATTCTATGGCCGGATTTCAGGCGCGAACACTTGTATGAAGCAATTATAGATTACCAAAAACGAGAAAGACGATTTGGTAAGACTAGTGAACAAGTGAATTTATTAAATGATTAATTGATGAAAAAGCAAGTTAAATTGCCCCGTTTTCGGGGATTTTCAGTTTTAGGACTAATACTATGCTCATTAGTAATTTCTATTACACAAACCCAGGCACAAGTAGTAGATATAGACTACAGAACTCCAAAACAATATATCATAGGTGGTGTTACCGTTACAGGAGCCAAATACTTATCCCCCAATGTGTTAATCTCCATTTCTGGTTTAAAAACAGGTGACAAGATTTTGATTCCTGGACCTAAAGTAAGTAGCGCTATAAAACGCTTATGGAAGCAAGGGATTTTGGGAGATGTAAAGTTGTCAATTGCGAAAGTTGAAGGAGATAAAGTCTTTTTCAATATTCAGGTAAAAGAAAGACCCCGACTGACAAGGGTGCAGTATGAGAATTTTACCCGAGGGCAAAGAGATAAAGTAGGAGAAAATATTAAGCTTGGGCGAATTTTGACAAGTTCCAAGAAAAAGAATATCAAACAAAGAACAAAAGAATACTTTATAGGTAAAGGATTTTTGGATGCTGAAGTCTTTTTAGAAGAAATTCCTGATAAATTGGTAGCAAACGGTGTAATTCTGAAAATCAAAGTTGTAAAGAAAAGCAAGGTCAAGGTTCGTCGTATTAACTTTACAGGAAACAAGGTTTTTTCAGATAAAAAACTAAGGCGAAAGTTAAAAGCTACTAAGCAAAAAAAGTGGTATAGAATATTCAAAAGATCAAAGTATGTACAAAGCAACTTTGAAGAAGATAAAGCCAAGCTGATTGCTTATTATAATAGACAGGGGTTTAGAGATGCCCGAATTATAGAAGATAAAGTAAGTAGAGGCAAAGATGGCCTAGTATACATTGATATAAAAATAGAAGAAGGACGTCGTTACTATTTTAGAAGTATTACCTGGCAAGGTAACTACTTGTATAGTGATGAACAACTTGGAAAAGTTTTAGGCATTAATAAAGGAGATGTCTATAACCTGGAAGACTTAAATAAACGCTTGAATTTTAGCCAAACCAGTTTAGACATTACCTCTCTATATATGGATGATGGCTACTTGTTTTTTAGAGTAACCCCTGTGGAGGTATCTATAGAAGGAGACTCTATTGATGTAGCAATGCAAATTTATGAAGGACCTCAAGCCACTATTAATAAGGTAATACTTAAAGGAAATACCAAAACAAGTGACCACGTAGTAATACGCGAAGTGAGAACTACCCCCGGTCAAAAGTTTAGCCGACGTAACATCATTCGTACCCAACGAGAGATCATTGGTTTACAGTATTTTAACCCCGAAAACCTAGACATTAAGCCTGTTCCACATCCTGAAAATGGAAATGTAGACATTGAGTACACAGTAGAAGAAAAGCCCAGTGACCAAATAGAGTTATCTGGTGGTTGGGGTGGAGGCTTTGGTTTCATTGGTACCCTAGGGCTTGTTTTTAACAACTTTTCAGTGCGTAAAATGGGGCGCTTAAGCAACTGGCGACCTTTGCCTTCTGGCGATGGACAACGCCTTGCCTTGAGAATGCAGGCGAATGGTACAAGGTTTCAGACTTATTCTTTGACCTTTACTGAGCCGTGGTTAGGTGGACGTAAACCCAATTCATTTACCGTATCTCTTAGTCATTCTATTCAGCGTAATATTCAGTTTGATCAGGTGCTTGGTTCTTTACAAGTTTCAAGTGTGACCTTGAGTTTAGGTAGAAGGTTGAAATGGCCAGATAACTATTTTACAGTGATCAACTCTCTTGGTTATCAGGTGTACAACAATGATAATTTTAGTGCTTTTACATCTGCGGGCATTTCTCAAAGTTTTACATTTAATACTGTAATCTCACGAAATAGCATTGATAACCCTACTTATTCACGTAACGGGTCTAGCTTGTCTCTGAGTATCAATTTAACCCCTCCCTACTCTTTGTTTAACAACAAGGATTACACAACATTATCTGACCAGGAAAAGTTTGCATTGATAGAATACCATAAATGGATGTTCGATGCATCATTCTTTACTCCAATAGTGGGCGATTTGGTTTTCCATACTCGTGCACACTTTGGTTTCTTAGGTTTGTATAATGCTGATGTTGGGTATGGACCTTTCGAAAGATTTATATTAGGAGGTGATGGTTTATCAGGGCAAAACTTTCTTTTAGGCAACGATATTATTGGTTTACGAGGATATAATAATAACAGTATACAGCCAGTGCGCCTGACAGACGGAAGGCAGGAAGCAGGTATTGCTTTTAATAAATTTGTGATGGAGCTACGTTATCCTATTTCACTGAATCCTTCAGCAACCATCTTTATCTTAGGTTTTCTTGAAGGTGGAAATAACTGGGGTAGCTATGCTAACTTTAATCCTTTCGATATTTACAGGTCTGCTGGTATTGGAGCACGTATCTTTATGCCTGCTTTCGGTATGCTTGGCTTAGACTGGGGATATGGATTTGATGAGGTTAGGGGGGCTCCTGGAGCAAACAAAGGACAGTTTCACTTTACGATTGGACAAATCTTACGATAGAAATTTTGTCACATAAAAATCGGAAACTATGTTAAAAAGTGTATTTTTTTCTCTTGCGTGTATACTTGTGAGCGCTACCTATGCAAGTGCTCAGAAGTTTGGCTTTATTGATTCTAATTTTATTCTACAACAAATGGAATCATATAAAAAAGCAAAGGCTGAAATTGACAAAGCTGCAACGAACTGGCAGCAACAAGTAGAGGCTAAGCTAAAAGCTGTAGAACGAATGCGTGCCAAGTATATTCAAGAAGAGATTCTGCTGACTGCAGAAATGAAGGATGAACGTCAGAAAGAAATTGCCAAGAAAGAACAAGAAGCCAGAGAATATCAAAAAAAGGTTTTTGGTTATGAGGGCTTATTGTTTCAGCGCAGGCAAGAGCTGATTAAACCTGCTCAAGAAGAATTGCAAAAAGCTGTCAAACGTGTGGCTAGGCGTTATAAAATCCAAGTGGTGTTTGATAAATCCAGTGATTTAATAATGATTTATGCCAGCCCAACCCATGATTATACAGAAAGGGTTTTGGTACAGTTAGGACTTGCCGAGGAGGATTAGTCAGTTGAAATAAAATGAATAGGTGGCCGTTTTAATGGGGGAGTAATAAATAGCTTATATTTATTATACCACCCATTATTATAATTCTATCAATTAGATTGTGAAACAACAGTTATTCTAGTAAAATTGCATCATCTTTCTAGGTAGATTATTTAAAACAACTCTTGAATTAAACTTTGAATAATGGATACAAAAAAAGTTTTTGGTTTAAAAGCACTATTATTAGGTGTGATCTTATTAGGGAGCTTTGGGCAAGTGATGGCTCAGGCACCTGCCAAAATAGGGTATTTTGATACGGGATATGTGTTTAGCAACTTACCTGAATATAAGAAAATCCAAAGTGCGTTGGATATATACAAAAAGCAATTGACGGCAGAGGCTAATAAAAAGCAAAAAGAAATGCAAAGTAAAATTGCCGAATACCAGAAATTGGCAAGTGCCAAACCTGCTACACCAGTGGCTATACTTCAGACACGTCAACAAGAGATTACCAAACTTGACCAGGAGTTACGTCAGTTTCAGCAAGCTGCCCGACAGCAGTCTTTACAGAAGGAAAATGCGTTAATTAACCCTGTTACCAAGAAAGTACAAACATCTATTGACAAGGTAGCCAAGGCTAATAACTTTGCTATCATAATTAAAAAAGAAGCTTTGCTATACGAAGTGCCTGGTGATAATATCTCAGACTTGGTATTGAAAGATTTGGGGGTAACGGTTACGAAGAAAGGCAATAAATAAGGCATCATGAAAAAAACTACTTATATATTATTACTTATCCTGTTGGTAAGTTTTACGTCGAATGTATTGGCTCAAACGTCGCCTAAAGTACGTTTTATAGACTTACAGTATGTGGCACAGCAACTTCCTGCTTTTAAGAAAGCACAAAAAGATTTGTCTGCCCTTAGAAAACAGTTGGAGTCAGAACTACTGAAAAAGCAAGGGGAGTTGAAAAAGAAGTTTGGCGCCTATGAAAAAGAAGCGCCTACTATGAGTGATTTGATTAGGGCAAGTCGTGAGCAGGAATTGAAAAGATTGCAAGATGAACTTGTAAAGTTTGATCGTACTGCCCGCCAACAAACGATGGTAAAAGAACAACAATTACTATCGCCTATTTACAAGAGCATCAGTAAGAATGTAGAAACTTATTCTGCTGAAAAGCAAATAGACTTTGTGTTGAGAAAAGACCAATTGGTATATGATACCAAAGCGTTTAATATATCTGACGATATACTAAGAAAAATGGGTATTACGCCTAAAAAGATTACTCCTAAAGGCTCAAATAATAAAAAATAAGGATATTTGAATTATGAAAAGAATTTGGACTTTAATGTTGGGGCTATGTATGCTTACTTTGGGTACCGCACAGGCACAACAGTATAAAATAGGTTATTTTGATACTCAGTACGTGTTGCCTAAAATGACAGAGTATAAAAGAGCACAAACTGAGATGCAAACCTATACCAAGAAACTAGAAGATGAGTTTAAAAGAAAGCAGCAAATGTTTCAAAAACAAGTGCAGGCTTTTAGACAACAGGAAGCTAAAATGTCGGCTGCAGCCCGTAAAGCCAAAGGTGAGCAATTATCAAAACAACAAATGGAGTTACAACGGTTTCAGCAAACCGCCCAAACAAGGATAGATAAGAAAAGAGGCAATTTGTTGAATCCTATCTACAAAAAAGTAGAGGCAGCATTGGCAGTGGTAGCAAAAGAGGGTAAATATAACTTTATCATTCGAAAAGAAACTGCCTTGTTTTCAAACAAGAAATATGATATTTCTGATGTTGTTCTAAAAAAACTAGGTATTAAGACTAATTAATACTTTAAAATTGTTAGTTTCTAAACCTGTTTGATCAACGATCAAACAGGTTTTTTTATGTGTATTTGAAACAAGAATAAATTATGAGACCTCCTTATTTACAACCGGGGCAAAAAGTAGCCATTGTGGCGCCAGCTAGAAGTATTAATGAGGCTGAAATTAAGATGGCAGTATCTATTTTTGAGGGTTGGGGTTTGCAAGTAGTGTTAGGCAAAAACTTATTTAATACCCACTATCAGTTTGCAGGTACAGACGAAGAGCGGGCAGGAGACTTTCAGCAAATGTTAGATGAACCCGAGATTAGAGCCATTATATGCGCAAGAGGGGGGTATGGAACTACCAGGATTGTAGATCAATTAGATTTTACCAAGTTCTTAAAGTACCCAAAATGGATTGTGGGGTTTAGTGATGTAACCGTGTTGCACTGTCATTTGCATAACCTAAGGGTAGAAACTATTCATGGCGTTATGCCTTTACTTTTTCCTAAACAGACAGAAGTATCTATAGAGAGCTTGAAACAGGCCTTGTTTGGGCAACCTCTTAAAATTAGTTCGGTATTGAGTGTGATGAATAAGCTGGGCAATGCAGAAGGAGTTGTTGTAGGCGGAAACCTCACGTTGTTTGCAAACGCTATAGGTACCCCTTCGGAAATAAATACAGATGGGAAAATATTATTTCTTGAGGAGGTAAACGAGTACTTATACCATATAGACCGAATGATGGTGCAGCTTAAACGTGCCAAAAAACTGGATAACCTGGCAGGATTAATTATAGGACATTTCTCTGGGGTAAAGGACAATGATGCGTTTTTTGGCCAAACAGTATATGAGATTATAAACGACTTGACGAGAGACTTAAGGTATCCGGTGTGTTACAATTTTCCGGTGGGGCACGAAAAGCATAACATGACAGTAATTTGTAATAGGCTGGCACGCTTGCAAGTAACAGAGAAACGGGTAGAAATGCAGTTTCAATAAAAAAGGGTTACTCTTGATAAGAGCAACCCTTATATATTTTTCTGATAGAGTCTATACTCTATTTTGTCTTAGTAGCGGTAATGTTCTGGCTTGTAAGGACCTTCTGGTTTTACTCCAATGTAATCAGCTTGTTCTTTAGTTAGTTTTTCAAGCTCTACGCCAATTTTACTAAGGTGAAGGTTGGCTACTTTTTCGTCTAAGTGCTTAGGCAA
Coding sequences within it:
- a CDS encoding OmpH family outer membrane protein; its protein translation is MKRIWTLMLGLCMLTLGTAQAQQYKIGYFDTQYVLPKMTEYKRAQTEMQTYTKKLEDEFKRKQQMFQKQVQAFRQQEAKMSAAARKAKGEQLSKQQMELQRFQQTAQTRIDKKRGNLLNPIYKKVEAALAVVAKEGKYNFIIRKETALFSNKKYDISDVVLKKLGIKTN
- a CDS encoding NAD kinase; the encoded protein is MNIAIHGRTFRTETTPYVQGMFKELKQRGIDVQVSSIFYEFLKEVGVDPLSTSIYTNKDDLKGADFLFSLGGDGTLLESVTQVADKEIPILGINTGRLGFLATTAPEEIGAAISSICKGYYRIDSRSLVSLESDTDIFDGLNFGLNELAITKRDTSSMIVVHTYINGEYLNSYWADGLIVSTPTGSTGYSLSCGGPVVLPESNNFIIAPISPHNLNVRPLIISDDSIISFEIEGRSKNFLVSLDSRSKVIDASVQIAVKKERFRTQLLKMNEDNFLNTLRRKLSWGLDIRN
- a CDS encoding S66 peptidase family protein, which codes for MRPPYLQPGQKVAIVAPARSINEAEIKMAVSIFEGWGLQVVLGKNLFNTHYQFAGTDEERAGDFQQMLDEPEIRAIICARGGYGTTRIVDQLDFTKFLKYPKWIVGFSDVTVLHCHLHNLRVETIHGVMPLLFPKQTEVSIESLKQALFGQPLKISSVLSVMNKLGNAEGVVVGGNLTLFANAIGTPSEINTDGKILFLEEVNEYLYHIDRMMVQLKRAKKLDNLAGLIIGHFSGVKDNDAFFGQTVYEIINDLTRDLRYPVCYNFPVGHEKHNMTVICNRLARLQVTEKRVEMQFQ
- a CDS encoding OmpH family outer membrane protein; protein product: MDTKKVFGLKALLLGVILLGSFGQVMAQAPAKIGYFDTGYVFSNLPEYKKIQSALDIYKKQLTAEANKKQKEMQSKIAEYQKLASAKPATPVAILQTRQQEITKLDQELRQFQQAARQQSLQKENALINPVTKKVQTSIDKVAKANNFAIIIKKEALLYEVPGDNISDLVLKDLGVTVTKKGNK
- a CDS encoding OmpH family outer membrane protein, which translates into the protein MLKSVFFSLACILVSATYASAQKFGFIDSNFILQQMESYKKAKAEIDKAATNWQQQVEAKLKAVERMRAKYIQEEILLTAEMKDERQKEIAKKEQEAREYQKKVFGYEGLLFQRRQELIKPAQEELQKAVKRVARRYKIQVVFDKSSDLIMIYASPTHDYTERVLVQLGLAEED
- a CDS encoding isoprenyl transferase, with protein sequence MKDNINSENLPQHIAVIMDGNGRWAKKKGARRVFGHKNAVKAVRDVTEASAELGIKYLTLYAFSTENWSRPKAEVEALMKLLVSTIRKEVKTLVKNNVKLQSIGNRDDLPKGCQRELAEAIELTKDHTGLTLTLALSYSGRWDIVNAVKDIAHDVKNGKVDPHDINTNLFSKYLSTDKMPDPELMIRTSGEMRVSNFLLWQLAYSEIYISPILWPDFRREHLYEAIIDYQKRERRFGKTSEQVNLLND
- a CDS encoding DUF6089 family protein — encoded protein: MNKYRILLIITLLSLAGYNVEAQRFNRRVTEGFITVGAQVGTINYFGDMNPLTQYVAPEWRFLRPSIAINVQRKLSSNFHVRLEFTYGRLRGDDFISASPNNARHRYRYMRNTHFRNDIKELSLVGEYNIIGSSGKYYRRANFTPYILGGIAVFHHNPKAKTSDEFGGKWVALQPLGTEGQQSGVEGYAKPYARIQPALIFGAGVKWKLNDRTNLSFELAFRYLFFDQIDDVSGTYPDMGDLQSDLVRSLSNRTLETNNAVTGRSREPDLSRILEQVSPRVTYVGSDGNPYNTIAGFGSKGDKRGEAGNNDIYLVAGIRLSYIINVGLKCPQIR
- a CDS encoding OmpH family outer membrane protein → MKKTTYILLLILLVSFTSNVLAQTSPKVRFIDLQYVAQQLPAFKKAQKDLSALRKQLESELLKKQGELKKKFGAYEKEAPTMSDLIRASREQELKRLQDELVKFDRTARQQTMVKEQQLLSPIYKSISKNVETYSAEKQIDFVLRKDQLVYDTKAFNISDDILRKMGITPKKITPKGSNNKK
- the porG gene encoding type IX secretion system protein PorG; the protein is MKSLKYIFIAILASVLVYSPAKAQIHEVGIMAGLASYKGEMSQYFPNLHQIDNIANRIAVGAFYRGNFSRSISIRGNFTYGKVDGTDANGTDFISQQRGHFFQTDLLELSAQIEYNFRDFRRNLKFPETWTPYLFVGVGGMKMSPRYNLLPTYDLYSITIPIGIGMKFMLNDKLNLGMEFGARKTFTDFIDDIGVNVDQAGTPRNPLYFTGNTADNDMYFFTGFTLSYVMPIPKRLCPIKIKTF
- the bamA gene encoding outer membrane protein assembly factor BamA; translated protein: MKKQVKLPRFRGFSVLGLILCSLVISITQTQAQVVDIDYRTPKQYIIGGVTVTGAKYLSPNVLISISGLKTGDKILIPGPKVSSAIKRLWKQGILGDVKLSIAKVEGDKVFFNIQVKERPRLTRVQYENFTRGQRDKVGENIKLGRILTSSKKKNIKQRTKEYFIGKGFLDAEVFLEEIPDKLVANGVILKIKVVKKSKVKVRRINFTGNKVFSDKKLRRKLKATKQKKWYRIFKRSKYVQSNFEEDKAKLIAYYNRQGFRDARIIEDKVSRGKDGLVYIDIKIEEGRRYYFRSITWQGNYLYSDEQLGKVLGINKGDVYNLEDLNKRLNFSQTSLDITSLYMDDGYLFFRVTPVEVSIEGDSIDVAMQIYEGPQATINKVILKGNTKTSDHVVIREVRTTPGQKFSRRNIIRTQREIIGLQYFNPENLDIKPVPHPENGNVDIEYTVEEKPSDQIELSGGWGGGFGFIGTLGLVFNNFSVRKMGRLSNWRPLPSGDGQRLALRMQANGTRFQTYSLTFTEPWLGGRKPNSFTVSLSHSIQRNIQFDQVLGSLQVSSVTLSLGRRLKWPDNYFTVINSLGYQVYNNDNFSAFTSAGISQSFTFNTVISRNSIDNPTYSRNGSSLSLSINLTPPYSLFNNKDYTTLSDQEKFALIEYHKWMFDASFFTPIVGDLVFHTRAHFGFLGLYNADVGYGPFERFILGGDGLSGQNFLLGNDIIGLRGYNNNSIQPVRLTDGRQEAGIAFNKFVMELRYPISLNPSATIFILGFLEGGNNWGSYANFNPFDIYRSAGIGARIFMPAFGMLGLDWGYGFDEVRGAPGANKGQFHFTIGQILR